In Micromonospora cremea, the genomic window CCGCCCCCTGCCCCGCCAACCGCTCGCCGCGCCCACCGCCGCGGGCGGCGGCACGGCGGGCGTCAGCGAGCCCGGCCCGGCGGCGGGCGGAGACCAGCCGAGCCCACCGGTCAGTTCCGGCAAGGTCGACCAGCCAGCCAGTGCCGCGCCGACCGAGCCGGGCAGCGCTGCGGTTCAGGCGGATGAGCGAGCACCCGAGGGCGGCCCGCAGCAACCGGCCGGTCCGCCGCCTCGGACGCCGAAGGCCCGGGCCAGCCGCGCCACCCCGGCCCGCAAGGCCGCCCCCCGGAAGGCAGCCGGCACCTCGGCCGGGGAGGTGACCCCCACGACATCGCCAGGAGCTGACGTGACCCCGGCCACTCCGGCCGCCGCGCCCGCCACACGCACCGCGCGCTCGACCGCCGCGGCCCCAACCAGACGCACCGCGACCCCGAGCAAGCGAGCGGCGGGTGCGCGGAAGAGCGCGGCCCCGAAGCAGGCCGATTCCGCGCCGCAACAACCAGCGGAGCAGACCCCGGCCGAGCAGCCTGTGCCCGCGGTCGTGGCCGACCACCCGACCCCGAAGGCGCAGGAAGCAGTATCAGTCGGGGACGCCGAGCACCACTCTGCGTCGGCTCCGGTGCGTACCCCGGAATCGGAGCTGCGGGCGGTCACCGCGCAACTGCGCGACCATCCGGGCTTCGCGCCGGAGGTGCTGGCTCTCGCCGCGGTGCGGGCGCTCGGCCCCGGCGCGGCCGACTGGGCCGAGCGGCTGCGGGCCCGGTACCCGGACGCCCCGGCGGACGGCCTGGCCCGGCTGGCCACCCGGCGGTTCGTCCGCTCGGCGGGCGCGGGCGGCGCGGCCGCCGCACTGGCTGGGCTCTTCGCGCCGCTGGCCGAGCTGGCCTCGGTGCTCTGGACCCATTCGAACCTGGTGCTGCACCTGGCGGCGGCGTACGGCCGGGATCCCGCGCACCCCGACCGGGCTGTCGAGCTGCTGGTCCTCACCCAGGTGCACCCGGATCCGGAGAGCGCGCGTGCCGCGTTGGCGGCCGTCGGGACGGCGGACGACCCGGTCGAGGGGACGTGGCCGCGGGCGGCGGAGGCCGCGTGGCGGCTGGCCGCACCGCTCACGGCGCAGGCCGGTGGGTGGCTGGCGCTGCGGCTGGCGTCCCGACTGCTGCCGGGCGCGGCGGTGCTCGCCGCGGCGCTGGGCGACTCGGCGGCGGCCGATCGGCTCGCGGCGCGGGCCGTGGCCGCCTACCGGCCGTCGCCGGCGGACGTGGCGACGGGTCGACCGGTCAGAGCCAGCTGAACCAGTCCCGGGGCAGCATCGCGTAGCCGACGAAGGCGACCACGTCCAGCAGGGTGTGCGCGATGATCAGCGGCATCACCCGCCGGGTCCGCAGGTAGAAGTAGCTGAACACGACGCCCATCACCGCGTTGCCGACGAACGCGCCGAAGCCCTGGTACAGGTGGTACGAGCCGCGCAGCAGCGCGCTGGCCAAGATGATCGCGCCGAGCCGCCACTGGAGCTGACGCAGCCGGGTGACCAGGTAGCCGACCACGATCACCTCCTCCAGCACGGCGTTCTGCACGGCGGCGAGGATCAGCACCGGGACCGCCCACCAGACCGGCGGCAGCGAGGCCGGCACCAGCGTGGCGTTGAGGCCGAGCTGCGCCGCCACCCAGAACAGGGCCAGCCCGGGCAGGCCGATCAACGCGGCCAGGCCGGCGCCGCGCGCCAGGTCCTGGCCAGGTCGCCGGACGTCCAGGCCGAGGGTCCGCGCCGGGTCACCGGGATCACGGGTGAGCAGGTGTACGGCGAGCAGCACCGGCAGCAGCGCGAAGACGATGCCGAGCAGTTGGTACGTCAGGTCCAGCCAGGGTCTCGCTGACGCGGAGGTGTTCAGCGAGGCGGTCTGCTTGGAGAGCGGACCCTCGGCGGTCAACTTCGCGATGATCGAGACCACCGCGTAGACCGCGGACTGGCCGAGGGAGAGGCCGAGGACCAGCAGCGTCTCGGTCCCCAGCAGCCGGCGGGACACCGGGCGGGTCAGCTCAACGGTCACCGCACCACTCTGCCCGACCGACGACGCCGGTGGCACGGCCGACCGGCCGGCATGAACCGATCGCACATTCTGTGCGACCGGTGAGCACGCTCCGTGGAGATTCTATGGGCGCCCGATCCGCTGTCGTCTGGAGAAGGAGCGCCCCCGTGGACAACGTCGCGCGGTTGCTGAAAGAGAGCTGGACCCTCGTCGAGGAGGACCGGGACCGGCTGAGCAGCCACTTCTACGCCCGGCTCTTCCTGCTCGACCCCGCCCTGCGGCAGCTCTTCCCGGTGCAGATGACCGGCCAGGGCGACCGCCTGCTGGAAGCGATCATCACGGCGATCCACACCGTGGACGACCCGGAGAGTTTCGACGAGTTCCTCCGGGCACTGGGCCGCGACCACCGCAAGTACCACGTCGACGAGCAGCACTACGCGACGATGGGCGTCGCGCTGCTGGACGCGCTGCGCAGCACCGCCGGCGACGGCTGGAACCTGGAGTACGACCAGGCGTGGCGAGACTCGTACGCGGCCATCTCGGCGAAGATGATCGCCGGGGCGACGGCCGACGACAACCCGCCGTTCTGGCACGCCGAGGTGCTGACCCACGAGCGGTACGGCCCGGACACCGCCGTGCTGACCTGCCGGGCGTTGCAGCGTCCGCTGCCCTGGCGGGCCGGCCAGTACGTCAGCCTGGAGGTGCCGCGCCACCACCCTCGGGTGTGGCGGACGTACTCGGTGGCGAACGCCCCCAACGACGACAACGTGCTGGAGTTCCACGTGCGGTCGCCCGGGGCCGGCTGGGTGTCCGGTGCGCTGGTCCGCCGGGTGCGGCCAGGTGACCTGCTCCGGCTGGCGGCGCCGATGGGGTCGATGACCCTGGACCGGTCCTCGCAGCGGGACATCCTCTGCGTGGCCGGCGGCGTGGGGCTGGCGCCGATCAAGGCGCTGGTGGAGGAGTTGGCCGGCTACAACCGGACCCGCTGGGTGCACGTCTTCTACGGCGCCCGGCAGGCGGCGGATCTGTACGGCCTGGCCGGGTTGCAGAAGTTGGTCGCCGTACACCCGTGGCTGTCGGTCACCGCCGCGTGCAGCGAGGACCCGGACTTCGACGGCGAGCTGGGCGACATCCCGGACGTGGTGGCCCGGTACGGCCCGTGGACCACGCACGACTGCTACGTCTCCGGGTCGGCCCGGATGGTCCGGTCCACGCTGCGAGTGCTGGCCGCGGACGAGGTGCCGCCGCCGCACATCCGCTACGACACCTTCGGTGAGCTCTAGGCGTTCCTCCCCCCACACCGGGGCGCGTGCCCCTGCCCCCTGGGGCACGCGCCCCGGCCCCGCCCTGTGTCAGTAACGCCAGGGGTGCCCGGTCTCCCGGTACTCCTCCACCGGCACCAGCGGCACGCCGGGCGCCATCCGGTCCAGGTAGAGCCGGCCCTCCAGGTGGTCGATCTCGTGCGCGACCAGCCGGGCCATGCCGAACTCGAACGAGGTGATGATCCGGCTGCCGTCCCACTGGGCGTGCTCCACGTCCAGCCGCAGCGGTCGGGGCACGAGGCCACGGTGGTCGAAGAAGGAGAGGCAGCCCTCGTACTGCTCGTCGGTGTCCGGGTCGGCGTCGACCACCCGCGGGTTGAGCAGCACGACCGGCTCCGCCGACCGGTCGGGTGGCCGCACCACGGCCGCCGCCCGGCCGATGCCGAGCTGCGGGGCGGCGATACCGACCCCCTTGCTGAACGGATGCAGCTCGTCGAGCCGGGCCAGGGCCGTGCTGAGCCGGTCGACCACCTCTCGGGCCACCTGCTCCTCGGCGGGTAGGTCGAACGGGCGGCCGAGCTGGCGGAGCAGGTCGGCGCCGCGCTGGACGATGCCGAGGCCACGCATCCGGTCGCTGGGCCGGACCCGGGCCCCGCCGGGGCCGACGTCCGGGTCGGTGTCGGGGCGGGCCCGGAAACGCCACTGCATCCGGTAGCGGGCGTTCAGCGGTGGGTCGTCGGTCTGCCAGTCGAAGATCGCCCGGCCGTCCTCGTCGCGGCGCTGCGGCGCCGTTCGCAGCGGGCCCTCCTCCGCCGAGAGCGAGGTCTCCACGCCCCAGACCTGCGGGTCGAGCGCCGCCGGCAGGTCCAGGCGGACGGCGAGCTGTCGGGTGGGCAGCCGCACGGCTCGTTGGAACCAGGGACCCCACTTCTCCTGCCCGACGGAGTACGCGTACTCGATGGTGGCCCGGTCGCCGGGGTAGAGCGGGAAGCGTCGCTCACCGTTCTCGAAGAGCAGCCAGATCTCCTTGAACGCGTCCCGGTCGTGCTTGGCCCGCCAGTGCATCGGCTCCGGGTCACCGCCGCCGTCGTCCCGGCGGGCCTGTAGTTGCAGCTCGGCGAAGGTGAGCGGGTGCTCCCGGTGGTGCCGGTTGGAACGACCGGGATCGTTCGGGTAGCGGTCGACGGCGACCCGGACCAGGTAGCGGTTGATCGGCTCGGTGCCGGCGTTGTAGAGCTCGCGGTGGATGACACACCGGTAGGCGTTGTCGGTGTGGGTGAGGGTGGCCAGCTCCCGCTCCACGACGAGGCCGGTGCCGGGTGGCAGCCACTGGCCGGGCAGGTGCGGCTCGCGGTGCTGTTGACCGGCGCGGGCGTGCCGTAGCTCGTCGTACTCCCGGAAGCGCTGCCAGATCGCGCCACTGGCCTCCAGGACGGCCTCGGCGCGGCGGGCGAAGTCCTCGGTCGGGCGGTGCCGGCGCCCCTCGACGTGGCTGACGTAGGACGGGTCGAAGCCCATCAGGACGGCCAGTTGCTTCTTGGACAGCCCCCGCCCGGTCCGTTGCCGGGCGAGCTCGGCCGCGAAGGAGTCGGCAGCCCGTTCGAGGGGTGCGGTCGTCATCGGCTTCCTCGTGGCCGGGAGTATCAGTTTCACGTTCCGTGCCCGAACGCACACGCATCTGCCACCTTGCCGACACGTCGCTTGACAATCCACCGACCGCCGTCGATGCTGCGCCGGTGTTTTTCCGGGCCGTGGCCGGGTAGTACGCCGGGGCGCGGAGCGCTGCTCCCGCTGGGAGGAGAGTGATCCTGACCTCCCGATACGACTCAGGTGAGGCTTCCCTTAGACCTGCCCGTGTGGTTAGGCTAGCCTTAGCTCAGGACGCAGGGTCGTCCGCCGAGGTGCTCCTCGGTCACGCGGACGGGGGATGACACGGTGACAGCGGTGATGCCGAGGCGGGACGTGACCGCCACGCCGCTCGCCCCCGTCACCGCAGCTCTGCGTGCCATGTTCGGCACCGACGATCTACCCGGGCTCGCGCCGGGCCTGCTGGTCGACGACGAGTTCGGCTGGGCGCCCGCGACCACCCTGATCGACGGCAGCCGGCTGCCGGATCTGCTCCGCGCCGCCACACTGCGCTGGGGCGGCACCCCGCACGCCTGCGCCGCGCTGGCCTGGAAGTCGTACAGCTACTGGACGGCGCTGCCGGTCGTGCTCGGCTGGGCCTCGGCCCGGCGGGTGCCGCTGCTCGAGCCGTCCGACGTGCTGATCCACTTCGAGGACCACCGGCCGCTGCTCACCCTGGGTCTGCGCCGCAGCACCACCGTGGCGGTGCTGCCGGGTGACCCGCTGGCACTGGCCGGCCACCCGGCGGTGCGGGTCGTCGCCGGCGAAGCGGAGCTGCTGGCCGCGCTGCGCGCCTCGCTCCTGGACGCCCACCTGGCCCCGCTCATCGCGGCGATCCAGACGGAGGTTCGGGTCGGCACGCGGACGCTGCTCGGCTCGGTCGCCTCCGGCATCTCGCACGGCATCCTGCGGGCCGCGGACGGGCTGCCCGGCTCGACGGTGCAGACGATCGACACCCTGCTCGGCGCACTCGACCTGGCGGACCTGGTCGAGCTGGTGCCGGGGCCGACCGGTGAGCCGAGCGTGCAGCGGCGCACCTGCTGCCTCGCCTTCACCCTGCCCAGCCCGAAGGTCTGCCAGGGCTGCTGCGTCCGCCAGGCCTGAACGTCGCTCAGTCGGTCAACGGCCGCACGTCCCACACCCACACTCCGCCGGTGAAGATCGGCTGGATCCCGGTCAGCTCGGTCATCCCCCGGCGTAGTGCCGCCTCGTGCTCGTGCGGCCCGAGGATGACCACGCCGGCCTGCCAGTAGCGCAGGTCGTCGACTGCCTTCACCCGGCTCTGCGGGGTGATCGGCGGCACCGCTCCGGTGCGATGGATGGTGCCGAAGAAGTTGCTGGTGGGGCGGGGTGGTGCGGTGAACAGCGCGATCCGCGGCTTCTCGGCGTTCCGGCGGGTGTCGGGGCCGAGGAAGTAGCCGCGGGCCAACGGCATGTCCAGTCGGGTCGCCGCGGACCAGCGCAGCGGCTCGGCGTAGTTGGTGTCCGGCAGGGGCAGGGTCACCACACTGCGCCCGCCGGCCACGTACGGCCGCCAGACCCCACCGGTGACGAAGGCGGGAACCGGGTCGAGGCGGGTCACGGGCAGCGGGGTGGGCAGGATCGGCAGCAGGGCCATCGTGAGCACGGTGGCCGTGACGAAGCGGATCTGCCGGCCGGCGGCCGGCAGCGAACGGGCCAGCTCGCGCGCCCGCTCGGCGCCGTAGGCGAGCAGCAGCCCGATGATCGGGGTGATCGCCAACGCCCACCGGGTCGGCACCACCGAGTGCAGGATCGGCAGGTTTTCCAGCAGCGCCCAGGGCCCCGGCACGCCGGTGTCCCGGCCGGCGAACCGGATCACCCGGCCCAGTGAGAGCACCGCGAACAGCAGCCCGAGGGCGGCCAGCCCGAGCACGACGACCGAGCGGCGCAGCCACCAGACCAGGGCGATCACCAGCACCAGCAGCGGCCAGCCGAAGAAGCTGTTCTCCTCGGTCGGGTTCTTGGCCAGGTTCGTCGCCGTGCGCGGGCTGCCGGCGAGCGATTCCCGGGAGTACGCGACGAACGAGGCGAGGTCGCTGGA contains:
- a CDS encoding globin domain-containing protein, which translates into the protein MDNVARLLKESWTLVEEDRDRLSSHFYARLFLLDPALRQLFPVQMTGQGDRLLEAIITAIHTVDDPESFDEFLRALGRDHRKYHVDEQHYATMGVALLDALRSTAGDGWNLEYDQAWRDSYAAISAKMIAGATADDNPPFWHAEVLTHERYGPDTAVLTCRALQRPLPWRAGQYVSLEVPRHHPRVWRTYSVANAPNDDNVLEFHVRSPGAGWVSGALVRRVRPGDLLRLAAPMGSMTLDRSSQRDILCVAGGVGLAPIKALVEELAGYNRTRWVHVFYGARQAADLYGLAGLQKLVAVHPWLSVTAACSEDPDFDGELGDIPDVVARYGPWTTHDCYVSGSARMVRSTLRVLAADEVPPPHIRYDTFGEL
- a CDS encoding IucA/IucC family C-terminal-domain containing protein, with protein sequence MPRRDVTATPLAPVTAALRAMFGTDDLPGLAPGLLVDDEFGWAPATTLIDGSRLPDLLRAATLRWGGTPHACAALAWKSYSYWTALPVVLGWASARRVPLLEPSDVLIHFEDHRPLLTLGLRRSTTVAVLPGDPLALAGHPAVRVVAGEAELLAALRASLLDAHLAPLIAAIQTEVRVGTRTLLGSVASGISHGILRAADGLPGSTVQTIDTLLGALDLADLVELVPGPTGEPSVQRRTCCLAFTLPSPKVCQGCCVRQA
- a CDS encoding CPBP family intramembrane glutamic endopeptidase, encoding MTVELTRPVSRRLLGTETLLVLGLSLGQSAVYAVVSIIAKLTAEGPLSKQTASLNTSASARPWLDLTYQLLGIVFALLPVLLAVHLLTRDPGDPARTLGLDVRRPGQDLARGAGLAALIGLPGLALFWVAAQLGLNATLVPASLPPVWWAVPVLILAAVQNAVLEEVIVVGYLVTRLRQLQWRLGAIILASALLRGSYHLYQGFGAFVGNAVMGVVFSYFYLRTRRVMPLIIAHTLLDVVAFVGYAMLPRDWFSWL
- a CDS encoding peptide deformylase, which encodes MTTAPLERAADSFAAELARQRTGRGLSKKQLAVLMGFDPSYVSHVEGRRHRPTEDFARRAEAVLEASGAIWQRFREYDELRHARAGQQHREPHLPGQWLPPGTGLVVERELATLTHTDNAYRCVIHRELYNAGTEPINRYLVRVAVDRYPNDPGRSNRHHREHPLTFAELQLQARRDDGGGDPEPMHWRAKHDRDAFKEIWLLFENGERRFPLYPGDRATIEYAYSVGQEKWGPWFQRAVRLPTRQLAVRLDLPAALDPQVWGVETSLSAEEGPLRTAPQRRDEDGRAIFDWQTDDPPLNARYRMQWRFRARPDTDPDVGPGGARVRPSDRMRGLGIVQRGADLLRQLGRPFDLPAEEQVAREVVDRLSTALARLDELHPFSKGVGIAAPQLGIGRAAAVVRPPDRSAEPVVLLNPRVVDADPDTDEQYEGCLSFFDHRGLVPRPLRLDVEHAQWDGSRIITSFEFGMARLVAHEIDHLEGRLYLDRMAPGVPLVPVEEYRETGHPWRY